CCTTTCGGGGGGTTTGAACCAAGTCAGCTGTCCCTGACCAGGTCGGCTTCCGGTCCAAGTGGCAAGGCCCCACGCTCTCGTTGACCAACAGATTAACCCAGACAGTGGTATAAAGGGAAGCTGGCTTCCCCCCATCACTAACCAAAATGAACAGGTAATGCATTcccaggtctttctgaaggaGTTGCTGGACTACAGTAATGTTTCCTGACCTCGAATCCACTCGGAAGGGACTGGTGTTTTGCACTGGGTCTGGGTCCACTACAGTGTATGTAATCTCCGAATTGAGCCCTGAGTCCGCATCAATGGCAAAGATCTTTGTTACAATGGTGCCTGTAACGGTCGCTAGAGAGACAGTCTGGCAGGAGGAGTTGCTGCTTGGAAGGATAACTTCTGGCTGGTTGTCATTGATATCCTCCACAAAGATAGTTACCCTGGCAGTGGAAGTCAAAGCGACAGGGTGCCCATGATCGCTAGCCAGCAGGTAGAGTTCATAGCGGTTGTGCGTCTCGTGGTCCAACTTGGTGGTGGTGCGCAGTGTCCCAAGGGTGTTATCCACAACAAAAGGTCCACTGCTGTTCACAACATGGAACTCTGTGTTCCCATTCGATCCTTCGTCTGGGTCTCTCACCCTAACCCTCCCCACAAGGGTAAACGGTGGTACATTCTCAGGGATGAAAAAGATGTAATGAGGGATTAGAAAAATGGGTGCATTGTCATTCCGGTCCAGCACTTGAATAGATACTGTGGCTGCTGACTCCAAGGGAGGAGAGCCACTATCTTGTGCAAACACGGTGAATTTATGTGCATCCTGCTGCTCCCTGTCCAGAATGGCTGACACAGAGAGCTGACCTGTATTGGGGTCAGTGTTAAAGATGgaagatgtgtgtttgtccatCCTGTAGGTCACCCTGCCATTGTATCCACTGTCTGCATCATTTGCCAAGATCTTCAGCAGTGACATCCCTGGCTGGTTGTTTTCTTCCACCTCAACATGGTAGTGAGACTGGAGGAAAATTGGAGCATTATCATTGACATCTGCCACCAACACCCTGATCGCACGCCTGGAATGAGTGATCACAGATCCTTTATCTGATTTTCCATGAACTACCACAATAATATGATGCTCTCTTTTCATCTCATAGTCTAGGGCCTCTGATGTGGAAAGGAGATATTTGCCATTCTGTGGGTTCAGAGTGAAATGTACCTTGTTCTCAATAGCTACAGATGAGCCTTTAAAGCTGCTGTCACCCTCAAGCTCTAAAACAGCTAAGACAGTGGGGGGTTGGTTCTCTGGTAACACCATAGTCTCGTTTCGATGCTCCACTATGAACCCGATCTTGATCGCCAGCTCTTGGTTGGCCTTGGGGAGCACGGATACAGTTACCTGAGTGTCTGCTGGGGGGCAGTGATGGCCGCTAGCTAACACTTTCAACAGCAGCTCCTCGGAGCTGTCACTCTGGAGGTCCTGTGTTAGTCTGATAGACCCAGTGAGGCTGTCAAGGCTTAAGAGCTTCTTGGCCCGCTTTGAGACTTTGGGACTGAGGGAGTAAACAATGGCAGCATTCAAGCCTGAATCTGGGTCTGTGGCCCTGACCTGAGCAACCAGCATGTTCATCTGGGAGTCTCCGGGGATGGTGACGCTGCGGGGGCTGTCCGGGCTAAAGCTTGGACAGTTGTCATTAACATCTGTCACTGTGACTATTAAAGTTGCTGTAGCACTTAAAGGGCCTGAGCCACGGTCAGTGGCCACCAGCGCCATCTGATACATGTCTCGGGTCTCCCTATCCAGAGCTGTTAACACAACCAGCACGATGACAGACCCATCTTCTACTGTTAAACTAAAAAATCCATCAGAATCTTCTAGCTGGTAATACACCTCGCTATTATATCCAGCATCCCTGTCCAGAGCCTGGTCATCCAATAAGAAACTCGTCCCCACAGACACGTCCTcagatattttcaaatgtatttcgCTGTTTTCAAAATGAGGTGCGTTGTCATTGATGTCCTCTATGATCACAGAGAACTGTATAAGGTCTCCTGAGGGCCCCACGACAGAATTGTGTAAAATAATGCATTCTTCCGTTTTTGTATCCTCAGGGAAGAGGGCCTCACGATCAATCTTT
The DNA window shown above is from Eleginops maclovinus isolate JMC-PN-2008 ecotype Puerto Natales chromosome 23, JC_Emac_rtc_rv5, whole genome shotgun sequence and carries:
- the pcdh20 gene encoding protocadherin-20, encoding MACVKAMGNRTAGLSWAVLMQILLVVDNLQQTICGSVRFSIQEEQGPGVLVGSLSEHFPPPYQLLTEKYLWMDKKNGNLYTTEEKIDREALFPEDTKTEECIILHNSVVGPSGDLIQFSVIIEDINDNAPHFENSEIHLKISEDVSVGTSFLLDDQALDRDAGYNSEVYYQLEDSDGFFSLTVEDGSVIVLVVLTALDRETRDMYQMALVATDRGSGPLSATATLIVTVTDVNDNCPSFSPDSPRSVTIPGDSQMNMLVAQVRATDPDSGLNAAIVYSLSPKVSKRAKKLLSLDSLTGSIRLTQDLQSDSSEELLLKVLASGHHCPPADTQVTVSVLPKANQELAIKIGFIVEHRNETMVLPENQPPTVLAVLELEGDSSFKGSSVAIENKVHFTLNPQNGKYLLSTSEALDYEMKREHHIIVVVHGKSDKGSVITHSRRAIRVLVADVNDNAPIFLQSHYHVEVEENNQPGMSLLKILANDADSGYNGRVTYRMDKHTSSIFNTDPNTGQLSVSAILDREQQDAHKFTVFAQDSGSPPLESAATVSIQVLDRNDNAPIFLIPHYIFFIPENVPPFTLVGRVRVRDPDEGSNGNTEFHVVNSSGPFVVDNTLGTLRTTTKLDHETHNRYELYLLASDHGHPVALTSTARVTIFVEDINDNQPEVILPSSNSSCQTVSLATVTGTIVTKIFAIDADSGLNSEITYTVVDPDPVQNTSPFRVDSRSGNITVVQQLLQKDLGMHYLFILVSDGGKPASLYTTVWVNLLVNESVGPCHLDRKPTWSGTADLVQTPRKAPICEAVDTRSAKLTLLVGLGMMLVSTCCFLATAVLYLKQRRLSFHHKNGGHIEEKVISLSLKDKYY